The uncultured Dysgonomonas sp. genome contains the following window.
CGATGAAGAACAGGTACAACTAATGAAGCGTCGTGGTGGTGTAGGCCATGACTTATCACATATACGCCCAAAAGGTTCTCCTGTCAAAAACTCGGCTTTGACATCTACCGGACTGGTGCCATTTATGGAAAGATATTCAAACTCGACCCGTGAAGTTGCTCAGGATGGACGCCGTGGTGCCCTTATGCTGAGTGTATCCATTAAGCATCCTGACTCTGAATCGTTCATCGACGCTAAAATGACCGAAGGAAAAGTTACAGGAGCGAACGTTTCGGTAAGGATAGACGATGCTTTCATGCAGGCTGTTGTAGACGGATCCAAATATACACAACAATATCCTATCGACTCTTCGAATCCCACTACAGTAAAAGATATTCAGGCTACGGAAGTTTGGAGAAAAATAGTTCATAATGCATGGAAATCAGCCGAGCCGGGAGTTCTTTTCTGGGATACTATTATCAAGGAATCTGTCCCTGATTGTTATGCAGACCTCGGGTTCAAGACTATTTCAACCAATCCTTGCGGCGAAATACCTCTTTGCCCCTACGACAGCTGCCGCCTGCTAGCGATCAATCTATATTCATATGTGGTAAACCCGTTCAAAGACGATGCCCATTTCGACTTCGAACTATTTTCGAAGCACGTTGGACTTGCACAACGTATTATGGATGATATCATTGATCTCGAAACCGAAAAGATTGACAAAATATTACAGAAAATAGATGACGATCCGGAAACAGACGAAGTAAGATGGCCTGAAAGACATCTTTGGGAGAAAATCCGCACAAAAACCCTTCAGGGGCGTCGTACCGGAGTGGGGATTACAGCTGAAGGAGATATGATTGCAGCTATGGGACTCCGCTATGGAACGGAAGAAGCTACTGCTTTTGCTGAAGAAGTACACCGTGTTCTGGCTATTGCAGCCTATCGTTCATCTGTAGAACTGGCTAAAGAGCGTGGCGCATTTGAGATATTTGACTTCAAACGTGAAAAGGAAAATCCGTTCATTAACCGTTTGGCTGAAGTTGATCCACAGCTAATCAAAGACATGGAGAAATACGGACGCCGTAATATAGCCTGTCTTACAGTTGCACCAACAGGAACCACCAGCTTGATGACACAGTCTACATCAGGTATCGAACCGGTATTTATGCCAGTATATAAACGACGTCGTAAAGTAAATCCGAATGATAAGGAAGTTCGTGTTGACTTCGTTGACGAAAATGGCGACTCATGGGAAGAATACATCGTATTCCACCATAAATTTGTAACATGGATGGAAAGCAAGGGTTATCCTACATCTAAAAAATACACGAATGAAGAGGTGGAGGCTATGGTAGCCGAATCACCATATTATAAAGCTACTTCAAACGATGTTGACTGGCTGCAAAAGGTAAAAATGCAAGGCCGTATCCAGAAATGGGTCGATCACTCCATCAGTGTAACGATCAATCTGCCATCTGATGTATCTGAAGATCTTGTCAATGATTTGTATATTGAAGCTTGGAAAAGCGGCTGTAAGGGTTGTACAGTTTACCGTGACGGTTCGCGTGCCGGAGTATTGGTTGCTGCCGACAATAAAAAAGAAGCTGAAGAAAATTGTGATGACTGCTACGAACGTCCTGAAATTCTACAGGAGCGCCCTCGTGAACTTGCTGCTGATGTTATTAAATTCCAGAACAATAAAGAAAAATGGATTGCGTTCATCGGATTACATAATGGACGCCCATACGAGATATTCACCGGATTGTCGGATGACGATGAAGGTCTGATGTTACCTAAGAATATCAATCACGGAACTATTATCAAGACATTAAATGATGAAGGAAGCCGTTCCTATGACTTCCAGTTCAAAAATAAGAGAGGGTACAAAACCACAATCGAGGGATTGAACGGCAAATTCAACCCTGAATTTTGGAACTATGCCAAACTTATCTCCGGTGTACTTCGCTATGGTATGCCTATCGATCAGGTTGTGAAACTGGTACAAGGCCTGGAGCTGAACAGCGAGACAATCAACACATGGAAAAATGGTGTGGAACGCGCCCTCAAAAAATACCTTCCGAGCGAAACTGAAGCTAAAGGCCAGAAATGCCCAGTGTGCGGACTGGAAACTTTAGTATATCAGGAAGGATGTATGAAATGTACAAACTGTGGAGCATCCAAATGTGGATAAATAACCCATAAGATAAACAGGATGCCCCGTTTTCTGAGAAAGCGGGGCATTTTTATTGACGACTCTCTAATACCTTTGAAGGATTTACTATTCGAATCTTAGTGATTTAGCCGGATAAATCTTAGCTATCAGATAAGAAGGCCCTATCATGGCTATAATGGAAAGGATCAATGTCCCGATATTAATCAATAAGATATATAAGATATTGATATCTACCGGCATTTCCGACACGTAATATGTCTCAGGATCGAGCTTTATCAAGCCGAAATTCTTCTGAATCACTAATATCGCAATAGCGATAACATTCCCCCAGAACATGCCCTTCAGAATGAGGAATGAGGAGACATACAGAAAGGTCTTACGAATACTGAAATTACGCGCGCCGAGGGTTTTCAGCATACCTATCATATTAGTCCGCTCAAGGATTATGATCAGTAATCCGGATATCATGGTAAAAACAGATATGACAAACATTAGTACAATGATAACCACGACATTCATATCCAATAGTTCGAGCCAGTTAAATATCATTGGATTGAGTTCCTTAATGGAACGGGCAAGGAAAGTATTGTCTTTATGGTCACGATAGGTCATCATATCCACAAATACACGCTGATGTACTTCGTCCAACCTATCATAATCATTTACAAGCAATTCGATACCACTAACTTCATCATCATCCCAATCATTCAGCCTTTTGATAAGACTGACATCCGTTACTACAAACAGTTTATCGTAGTCTTCGAAGTTTGTACTATATATACCTGTTATGTAAAACTTGCGGAAACGGATATTCTCCCCCACAAAGTAGCAAAGGAAACTGTCTCCGGTCTTCAGATTTAACTTACTTGCGATATTCTTAGACAGAATTGCCTGATTGGCATGAGTCGTATCATCCGGACTGATTACCGTACCGGCAACCATATTTTGTTTAAAGAAATCCCAATCATAATCTGCGTCGACTCCTTTCAAAACCACACCCTGGAAAGCACTATCAGTCTTTATTATACCAGGCTTTGTAGCAAAGACCTCCACATGCTTAACCCCTTCTGTACTTTCAAGCTGGCTTATCAACTGTGGGCTAACACATACTGGCTGTGTTTCGTAAGTACTGTTGTTTGCCAGATTGGTGATTTGTATATGGGAACCAAAACCCACAACTTTGTTGCGCACTTCTTTTTTAAAACCCACAACGATAGATAGAGCCAGTATCATAGCCGCCAAGCCTATTGCCACTCCGGCAACAGCTATTTTAATGGCAGGAGATGAAGCTCGCTTCTCCCCTTTCTCTCCATTAAAATGGATACGTTTTGCTATAAATAGTTCTAAGCTCAAGATCAGTTATCAGTAAACAGTTATCAGTAAAAACCACTTATAACTCATAGTTCATAATTAAAATAAGAATCCCTGTTCGCTTTCCCGTTTCCGCCCCAAATGCTTGTAGGCTAGCTCGGTGACTTCACGCCCCCGGGGTGTGCGTTTCATAAATCCTTCTTTGATAAGGAACGGCTCATAAACCTCTTCTATTGTACCTCCGTCTTCGCCTAAAGCCGTTGCAATAGTAGAGATACCGACAGGCCCCCCCTTAAATTTATCGATAAGGATCAGGAGAATCTTGTTATCTATCTCGTCCAATCCGTATTTGTCAATATTAAGCGCTTCCAGCGAATAGGCCGCAATAGCTTTATCTATCTTACCTGAACCTTTTACCTGAGCAAAATCACGTACCCGGCGTAGCAATGCATTTGCAATACGGGGAGTACCCCTGCTGCGCGAAGCTATCTCTACCGCGGCTTCTTTAGAGGTAGGGACATCAAGTATATTAGCCGAACGCAGGATAATATTCGTAAGTGTCTCTATATCGTAATACTCCAGATGCATATTGATACCGAAACGGGCACGCAACGGACTTGTAAGCAAACCGCTCCGCGTAGTGGCGCCAATAAGTGTGAACGGATTCAGATCTATTTGTATAGAGCGGGCACTAGGGCCTTTATCTATCATAATATCGATACGGTAGTCTTCCATCGCACTATAGAGGTATTCTTCCACAACAGGCGATAAACGGTGTATCTCGTCTATAAAAAGCACATCGTTTGGCTCAAGAGAAGTCAGAAGCCCGGCCAGATCTCCAGGTTTATCCAATACTGGGCCCGAAGTTATCTTAAACCCCACACCCAATTCATTTGCTATGATATTCGACAGTGTGGTTTTACCAAGTCCCGGCGGGCCATGTAAGAGTGTATGATCCAGTGATTCCCCCCGCATTTTAGCTGCCGTGACAAAAACCTGTAAGTTTTCCACCACCTTGCTTTGTCCACTGAAACTATTAAAAGTAAGTGGGCGCAAGGCATTTTCAAACTCCTTTTCGCTGTCGTTTATATTTCCTCGATGTATGTCGAATGTTTCTTCCATATGTTCGGATGCAAATTTACATCAATATATTTAATTTACACACACTTTTCAGTTAACAGTTAACAATCCATAGCTTGTAAAAACTTCGCGCCTTTGCGTCTTTGCGTGAAATAAAACAGAGTATCTTGTAACCCCTAACTGTTAAAAGGTAACAAAGGTAACAGATATATCAGTTAACAGTTAGCAGTCAACAATATTTCACGCAGAGACGCTAAGGCGCAAAAGGTAACAAAGGTTACAAAGGTTACACTTTTTTACTTATTACTTTTTACCCTCTCTGTAAGTCCCCATTGGGGGATTGAGGGGGCCATTTCAATATTTCAAAGAGCTAAAAGCTAACAACTAAAAGCTATCAGCCATATACATAGATAAACTTTTACAAAAAAAATAAAAGAGACAAATATTATTATGGGATATAACCATAATATATTTCCTTTGCATTTCCAATTCATTATAAATGAACAATTATGTTAGACAAATTACGGTATTGGGACGAAGAACTTTTTCTATTCCTCAATGGAAAACACGTTGACTGGCTCGACCCTATCATGCTCTTTCTCAGTTCCTATACAAACTGGGCATTAGCCTGTTTGATCATGTCTGCCCTTATCTACTTCAAAGCAGACGTATGGAAGAAAACAGGTGTATTCTTTTTTCTCCTATCCACCGGAGCCAGCGCGCTGCTTACAAACATAATAAAACTGATTATAGAACGGCCCCGCCCTATACATAACGAATTATGGGAAGGCACGATTCATGCAATTGAAAAATATAGCAACAGCTTTAGTTTTTTTTCATCGCATTCGGCTACTACTTTCACGATGGCTGTATTTTTCCTACTCTTCTTTCGAAAGAAGAAATTCTATGGTTATTTTGCCGTTTTATGGGCTGCGGTGGTTGCCTATAGCCGGATTTATGTGGCCAAACATTACCCCTTCGATGTAATGATAGGGATCATATTCGGAATAATGATAGGAATAACGGGCTATATACTCTTCCAAAGATTCAAAAAGAAAAAAGAACTATTAAAGCCCTAACCACTTCCTTACTTTCTTCCTCTCCAAAAGCGAGTATATTTTCAGGCAAAAAGGAAATGCCCTGCCAATAGGGTACGATAAACGAAATAAGCTAGACGGATAAACATTCTTCTTCCCTTTCTCAATACCTTTTATATACTTCCTTGCAACTATCTTCGAATCTTGCACAGGAAAAGGAAGAGGTGTATCTTCTTCACCTGTAGCCTTATCAAAAAAGTCTGTGCGGGTAGCTACGGGATAAACTGCAGTCAATTGGAGATTATTCGCTTTCTCGTACCTGTAAGTCTGTATAAAATGATGTAGTGCCGCCTTTGTGGAGCAATAAAGAGAATAGGCAGGTAAGGAAACTAATCCCGCACCTGAAATAGTACAGGCGAAAGCCACCGGTCTACCATTATTGATCGCGACGAGTTTTTCCAATGAATAAATAGGAGAGAATACATTCAGACTATATATCTCCTCTATATGCTGCCAATCGGAAGTTTGCAGTCTTTCCAGATAGGCAAATCCTGCATTGGCTATAAAGATATCGATATTACCAAATATCTGTTGAGCGTATTCAAAAACTCTATCTACACCCTTCGAAGAGCTGACATCGGCAGAAAATGGATACACTACACCCTCTACCCCCATTATATTATCTGTGTGACGGGCTACTGCAAGAATCTTCACTCCGTTGTATGAAGCAAGTATATCTAGCATCTCTCGGCCTATGCCGGAAGAAGCTCCGGTGAGTATGATATGTTTGCCTCTGAAGTTCATAAGGTCAGGTCCTTATCTTATCAAAACCTTCACCGTAAACGCCCCGGACCGTACTTTGAGATATAAACGCTTTCTCATCTATACTCTTTATCAGACGGAACATTTCTACAGCCTCAGTCCTTTTAGCCAGTACAATGATCACTTTAGTCGGTTTCTTAGAATACCAGCCTGTACCATCCAGAACAGTGCACCCCCTATTCAATTCCTGATTTATAGCGGTAGCTATTATTTCATATTTTTCAGAAAAGATAAGTACCTGTACTGACTGTCGGAAACCATTAATAACCATGTCAATGCAATACGTCATCACACCCATCACAATCAGGGCATATACAATTTTCTGATAATCGTAAAAAAGGAAGTATGAAGAGGAGATAATAATAAAGTCGCAAAGAAGCATACCTCTACCGAAAGCGATATTCTTATATTTATTAATCAATGCCACTACAATGTCTGTCCCTCCAGTGCTACCGTTGGCACTGAAAACAAGCCCTATACCCGTGCCGCACATCATCCCCCCAATAACGCCCGACAGAAGCGGTTCGTTTTTGACGATAGGTTCGACTATGTAGGTCTGGCAAATTGTCAGGAAAAATGTAAGTAAGACTACACCATATATGGTTTTAATCATAAATTTGAATCCCAGCAACTTCAAAGCAACCAGCAACAATGCACAGTTTGTAAAAAAATATGTATACTGAAGCGGAATGCCCGATGCATATTCTACAAGGAGTGCTATACCGGTAAGGCCTCCTGTTACAATCCCTACCGGCTTAATAAAGCCTATAAGCCCTACGGCATAAAGCGCCAATCCAAAGGATATGATAATGTAATCTTTCCAGTAAAATTCTTTCAAATATCTTTTTGGCATAGCTTCTATTTTCCTGAAAGCATTCATATGTCTTTACAAAACAACATTTATCATTTTCTTGGGTACAAAGATGATCTTTTTAGGCGTTTTCCCCTCAAGCCACTTTTGAGCAAGTTCGTGCTTCAATACAGTTTCTTCTACATCAGCCTGAACTGCGTCGGCCGGGAATTCTATATCGAAACGTACTTTTCCATTGAACGCCACTCCATAACGGAACGAATCTTCCGCCAGATATTCTTCTTTAAATACCGGCCATTCGGCATCGAATATAGTAGTTGTATTATCCAAGGCACGCCAAAGCTCCTCCGCAACAAACGGTGCAAATGGCGCAAGAACGACAAGAAACTCTTGTAAAACTACTCTCTTGCTACATTTAGCGGCAGTCAGTTCATTTACACAGATCATAAAGGCTGAAACGGATGTATTGAATGAGAATGCTTCAATATCGCCCGAAACTTTCTTTATCAGCTTATGCAATGATTTTAATTCTTCCTTTGTCGGCAGTTCATCTGTTACTGCAAAATCATCTCCTTTGTAAAACAGATTCCATGTTTTACGCAAAAAGCGATGCACCCCGTCGATACCGTTCGTATCCCAAGGTTTGGACTGTTCTAACGGCCCCAAGAACATCTCATACATGCGCAATGTATCGGCTCCGTACTTTTCTGCAATATCATCCGGATTAACGACATTATGATACGACTTGGACATTTTTTCTACAGCCCAGCCGCAAATATATTTATCATCTTCAAGAATGAATTCCGCTGTTTCATATTCCGGCCTCCATTTTTTGAATGCTTCCAAATCCAGGATATCATTACTAACAATGTTGACATCGACATGAAGTTCCTGTACCTCATACTGATCTTTCAGATTGTAGGACACAAATGTATTTGTCCCGTTTATACGGTAAACGTAATTGCTACGTCCCTGTATCATCCCTTGATTGATCAGTTTCTTGAATGGTTCATCTTCACACGAAACTTCTATATCATATAAGAACTTATCCCAGAAACGGCTGTATATAAGGTGACCTGTAGCATGCTCGGTTCCCCCGATATACAAGTCAACGTTGCGCCAGTATTCATCTTTTTCTTTCGATACCAATTCCTTCGCATTATATGGATCCATATATTGCAGGTAGTAAGCAGACGAACCGGCAAATCCCGGCATGGTATTCAACTCAAGCGGGAATATAGTCTTATTATCTATTTTCGATGTTTCTACCACCACATTGTTTACTGTATCCCAAGCCCATTTAATAGCGCGTCCCAACGGTGGTTCACCCGTTTCGGTCGGCAGATATTTATCCACTTCCGGTAATTCCAAAGGCAATTTATCTATTGGAAGCATATATGGCAAGCCGTTTTTATAATAAACAGGGAATGGTTCGCCCCAATAACGCTGACGCGAGAAAATAGCATCGCGTAAACGATAATTTACTTTTATACGTCCTAGCTTATGTTCTTTGATATATTCACGGGCTTTGTCGATAGCATCTTTTACAGTCAGGCCATCCAAGAAACCAGAATTCATCATGATACCCTCTTTGGCATCGAAACTTTCTTCCGACACATCACAACCTTCTATCAACGGAATAATAGGCAAATTGAAATGCTTCGCAAAAGCATGGTCACGGCTATCGTGTCCGGGTACTGCCATGATTGCGCCTGTTCCGTATCCGGCAAGCACATAATCCGATATCCAGATAGGAATTTCTTTACCGTTCAACGGATTTATAGCATATGATCCCGTAAATACGCCGGATATCTTTTTATCCATCAGGCGATCACGTTCTGTACGGCGTTTAGTCGCTTGTATATAAGCCTCAATTTCCGCTTTTTGTTCCGGTTTGGTTACCTGAGATACATAATCGCACTCAGGAGCAAGCACCATAAAGGTAACCCCGAAGATAGTATCGGCACGGGTGGTGAAGATATCGAATTTCACATCAGAGTCTTTCACGCTGAATTGCATCTCTGCCCCTTCGCTTCGCCCGATCCAGTTGCGCTGAGTTTCTTTGATGGATTCACTCCAGTCTATCTTCTCCAAACCGTCAAGCAAACGCTGGGCATAAGCCGATACACGCAAGCTCCACTGGCGCATCAAACGCTGTTCGACAGGATATCCGCCACGCTCCGACAAGCCATTGATGACCTCATCGTTAGCCAATACCGTACCTAGAGCCTGACACCAATTTACTTTGGTCTCGCTGCGATATGCGATACGGTAGTTAAGCAATATTTCCTGTTTTTTCTCTTCAGAATATGCTTTCCATTCATCCGCGGTAAATTGCAACTCTTCGCTGCAAGCTATATTCATGCCGGTCGTACCTACTTGTTCAAAGGCCTCGACCAACTCAGTTATGGGACGAGCCTGATCTTCATCATAGCAATAATAGCTGTTGAACATCTGTATAAATGCCCATTGTGTCCATTTATAATATCTGGGATCGCATGTCTGAATTTCACGGCTCCAGTCGAAGCAGAAGCCTATCTTATCCAGTTGTTCACGGTAACGGTTTATATTCTGCGCTGTGGTAACAGCCGGATGCTGACCTGTCTGTATGGCATATTGCTCAGCAGGAAGCCCATAAGCATCATAGCCCATCGGATGAAGGACATTGAAGCCTTTCAAACGTTTGTATCGAGAGAAAATATCAGAGGCGATATACCCCAGTGGATGACCGACATGTAAGCCTGCTCCTGAAGGATAAGGAAACATATCGAGTACATAATATTTTGGTTTGTTCTTATCTTCCGTTACTTTGTAGGTTTTGTTGTCGATCCAATACTGATGCCAACGTTTTTCAATCTCTTTAAAATTGTATTCCATAACCGGGTTTTTATTGCGATTTTTATTGGCGCAAAGATAGTTATTTCTTTACATTAATACGAATTAAGATGTGCGCTTTCTTATACATACCAATTCCTATACTATGCGTAATTCATGGATACATCTTATAAAATACAGACAGTTATTATTTTCGGAATTCTTTATCTATATATCAAAGGTTCTTTGACATCTAATTCCTGA
Protein-coding sequences here:
- a CDS encoding ABC transporter permease; protein product: MSLELFIAKRIHFNGEKGEKRASSPAIKIAVAGVAIGLAAMILALSIVVGFKKEVRNKVVGFGSHIQITNLANNSTYETQPVCVSPQLISQLESTEGVKHVEVFATKPGIIKTDSAFQGVVLKGVDADYDWDFFKQNMVAGTVISPDDTTHANQAILSKNIASKLNLKTGDSFLCYFVGENIRFRKFYITGIYSTNFEDYDKLFVVTDVSLIKRLNDWDDDEVSGIELLVNDYDRLDEVHQRVFVDMMTYRDHKDNTFLARSIKELNPMIFNWLELLDMNVVVIIVLMFVISVFTMISGLLIIILERTNMIGMLKTLGARNFSIRKTFLYVSSFLILKGMFWGNVIAIAILVIQKNFGLIKLDPETYYVSEMPVDINILYILLINIGTLILSIIAMIGPSYLIAKIYPAKSLRFE
- a CDS encoding adenosylcobalamin-dependent ribonucleoside-diphosphate reductase encodes the protein MAQKVYTFDEAYNAALTYFNGDELAAKVWVNKYALKDAAGNIYERSPEDMHWRLANEIGRVEAKYEKGLTNKELYDLFDHFKYIVPQGSPMTGIGNDFQIASLSNCFVIGLNGPSDSYGAIIRIDEEQVQLMKRRGGVGHDLSHIRPKGSPVKNSALTSTGLVPFMERYSNSTREVAQDGRRGALMLSVSIKHPDSESFIDAKMTEGKVTGANVSVRIDDAFMQAVVDGSKYTQQYPIDSSNPTTVKDIQATEVWRKIVHNAWKSAEPGVLFWDTIIKESVPDCYADLGFKTISTNPCGEIPLCPYDSCRLLAINLYSYVVNPFKDDAHFDFELFSKHVGLAQRIMDDIIDLETEKIDKILQKIDDDPETDEVRWPERHLWEKIRTKTLQGRRTGVGITAEGDMIAAMGLRYGTEEATAFAEEVHRVLAIAAYRSSVELAKERGAFEIFDFKREKENPFINRLAEVDPQLIKDMEKYGRRNIACLTVAPTGTTSLMTQSTSGIEPVFMPVYKRRRKVNPNDKEVRVDFVDENGDSWEEYIVFHHKFVTWMESKGYPTSKKYTNEEVEAMVAESPYYKATSNDVDWLQKVKMQGRIQKWVDHSISVTINLPSDVSEDLVNDLYIEAWKSGCKGCTVYRDGSRAGVLVAADNKKEAEENCDDCYERPEILQERPRELAADVIKFQNNKEKWIAFIGLHNGRPYEIFTGLSDDDEGLMLPKNINHGTIIKTLNDEGSRSYDFQFKNKRGYKTTIEGLNGKFNPEFWNYAKLISGVLRYGMPIDQVVKLVQGLELNSETINTWKNGVERALKKYLPSETEAKGQKCPVCGLETLVYQEGCMKCTNCGASKCG
- a CDS encoding YitT family protein is translated as MPKRYLKEFYWKDYIIISFGLALYAVGLIGFIKPVGIVTGGLTGIALLVEYASGIPLQYTYFFTNCALLLVALKLLGFKFMIKTIYGVVLLTFFLTICQTYIVEPIVKNEPLLSGVIGGMMCGTGIGLVFSANGSTGGTDIVVALINKYKNIAFGRGMLLCDFIIISSSYFLFYDYQKIVYALIVMGVMTYCIDMVINGFRQSVQVLIFSEKYEIIATAINQELNRGCTVLDGTGWYSKKPTKVIIVLAKRTEAVEMFRLIKSIDEKAFISQSTVRGVYGEGFDKIRT
- a CDS encoding SDR family NAD(P)-dependent oxidoreductase; its protein translation is MNFRGKHIILTGASSGIGREMLDILASYNGVKILAVARHTDNIMGVEGVVYPFSADVSSSKGVDRVFEYAQQIFGNIDIFIANAGFAYLERLQTSDWQHIEEIYSLNVFSPIYSLEKLVAINNGRPVAFACTISGAGLVSLPAYSLYCSTKAALHHFIQTYRYEKANNLQLTAVYPVATRTDFFDKATGEEDTPLPFPVQDSKIVARKYIKGIEKGKKNVYPSSLFRLSYPIGRAFPFCLKIYSLLERKKVRKWLGL
- a CDS encoding phosphatase PAP2 family protein; this translates as MLDKLRYWDEELFLFLNGKHVDWLDPIMLFLSSYTNWALACLIMSALIYFKADVWKKTGVFFFLLSTGASALLTNIIKLIIERPRPIHNELWEGTIHAIEKYSNSFSFFSSHSATTFTMAVFFLLFFRKKKFYGYFAVLWAAVVAYSRIYVAKHYPFDVMIGIIFGIMIGITGYILFQRFKKKKELLKP
- the ruvB gene encoding Holliday junction branch migration DNA helicase RuvB; the protein is MEETFDIHRGNINDSEKEFENALRPLTFNSFSGQSKVVENLQVFVTAAKMRGESLDHTLLHGPPGLGKTTLSNIIANELGVGFKITSGPVLDKPGDLAGLLTSLEPNDVLFIDEIHRLSPVVEEYLYSAMEDYRIDIMIDKGPSARSIQIDLNPFTLIGATTRSGLLTSPLRARFGINMHLEYYDIETLTNIILRSANILDVPTSKEAAVEIASRSRGTPRIANALLRRVRDFAQVKGSGKIDKAIAAYSLEALNIDKYGLDEIDNKILLILIDKFKGGPVGISTIATALGEDGGTIEEVYEPFLIKEGFMKRTPRGREVTELAYKHLGRKRESEQGFLF
- the leuS gene encoding leucine--tRNA ligase, which produces MEYNFKEIEKRWHQYWIDNKTYKVTEDKNKPKYYVLDMFPYPSGAGLHVGHPLGYIASDIFSRYKRLKGFNVLHPMGYDAYGLPAEQYAIQTGQHPAVTTAQNINRYREQLDKIGFCFDWSREIQTCDPRYYKWTQWAFIQMFNSYYCYDEDQARPITELVEAFEQVGTTGMNIACSEELQFTADEWKAYSEEKKQEILLNYRIAYRSETKVNWCQALGTVLANDEVINGLSERGGYPVEQRLMRQWSLRVSAYAQRLLDGLEKIDWSESIKETQRNWIGRSEGAEMQFSVKDSDVKFDIFTTRADTIFGVTFMVLAPECDYVSQVTKPEQKAEIEAYIQATKRRTERDRLMDKKISGVFTGSYAINPLNGKEIPIWISDYVLAGYGTGAIMAVPGHDSRDHAFAKHFNLPIIPLIEGCDVSEESFDAKEGIMMNSGFLDGLTVKDAIDKAREYIKEHKLGRIKVNYRLRDAIFSRQRYWGEPFPVYYKNGLPYMLPIDKLPLELPEVDKYLPTETGEPPLGRAIKWAWDTVNNVVVETSKIDNKTIFPLELNTMPGFAGSSAYYLQYMDPYNAKELVSKEKDEYWRNVDLYIGGTEHATGHLIYSRFWDKFLYDIEVSCEDEPFKKLINQGMIQGRSNYVYRINGTNTFVSYNLKDQYEVQELHVDVNIVSNDILDLEAFKKWRPEYETAEFILEDDKYICGWAVEKMSKSYHNVVNPDDIAEKYGADTLRMYEMFLGPLEQSKPWDTNGIDGVHRFLRKTWNLFYKGDDFAVTDELPTKEELKSLHKLIKKVSGDIEAFSFNTSVSAFMICVNELTAAKCSKRVVLQEFLVVLAPFAPFVAEELWRALDNTTTIFDAEWPVFKEEYLAEDSFRYGVAFNGKVRFDIEFPADAVQADVEETVLKHELAQKWLEGKTPKKIIFVPKKMINVVL